A region of Candidatus Diapherotrites archaeon DNA encodes the following proteins:
- a CDS encoding glycosyltransferase family 4 protein produces MVLVRILYITSVLGPKGGSEIYCRDIIKELVARGHNACVVSTMRHDVAGAEMLYLPVFGHHAFYKFEAPLFAGRVLKKAEEFRPDIVMSHSNSMMGWLGHRVKEKLGIPHVLLIELISSQNKTLHTKTIHAAEKFLLPKLNYDKLIVWTQNMKEKFLLPWGIPEKKIIVQGAALKAENYNVKGRGKWVRDRYGKNLIIVFRTLWGSNVLGIEFIVKAMRAVAEKHPGWKLVIFGDGNDRHRLVGLVERLGLQKSALFGGHVVSGKALDVLAATDISPHSFVYEFSTSISLLENMAAGNACIATDVGSVRELVGNTALAVKAEDEKAIAEAINRLIENPELRRELGRKAGKRFLKKYSIGATVDMLEKTFAALVKEYSVKAKK; encoded by the coding sequence TTGGTTTTGGTGAGAATACTCTACATCACGTCCGTTCTCGGCCCGAAAGGCGGTTCCGAAATCTACTGCAGGGACATAATAAAAGAGCTTGTCGCCCGCGGGCACAATGCGTGCGTTGTCAGCACGATGAGGCACGACGTTGCGGGCGCGGAAATGCTTTATCTGCCGGTCTTCGGGCACCATGCGTTTTACAAGTTCGAAGCGCCATTGTTTGCCGGAAGGGTTTTGAAAAAAGCGGAAGAATTCAGGCCGGACATTGTCATGAGCCATTCGAATTCCATGATGGGGTGGCTCGGCCACAGAGTCAAGGAAAAGCTTGGCATTCCGCACGTCCTGCTAATTGAACTGATTAGCTCGCAGAACAAGACGCTTCACACCAAAACAATCCATGCCGCGGAAAAATTCCTTTTGCCAAAACTCAATTACGACAAGCTCATTGTATGGACGCAGAACATGAAGGAAAAATTCCTTTTGCCCTGGGGAATTCCGGAAAAGAAAATCATTGTGCAGGGCGCGGCGCTGAAGGCGGAAAACTACAATGTGAAAGGCAGGGGCAAATGGGTGCGCGACAGGTACGGAAAAAACCTCATCATCGTTTTCCGCACGCTCTGGGGTTCCAATGTCCTGGGCATCGAATTCATAGTGAAGGCAATGAGGGCTGTCGCGGAAAAGCATCCCGGCTGGAAGCTCGTCATTTTCGGCGACGGCAACGACAGGCACAGGCTTGTCGGACTGGTTGAAAGGCTCGGCCTGCAGAAAAGCGCCCTGTTCGGCGGGCACGTGGTGTCGGGAAAAGCGCTTGACGTTCTCGCAGCAACCGACATTTCCCCGCATTCCTTTGTCTACGAGTTTTCGACAAGCATTTCACTGCTTGAAAACATGGCCGCCGGCAATGCGTGCATTGCAACCGACGTCGGCAGCGTGCGCGAATTGGTCGGAAACACGGCATTGGCCGTGAAGGCTGAAGACGAAAAGGCGATTGCGGAGGCGATAAACCGGCTGATTGAAAACCCGGAGCTGCGCAGGGAACTCGGAAGGAAGGCGGGAAAAAGGTTTTTGAAAAAATATTCAATCGGCGCAACGGTCGACATGCTTGAAAAAACTTTTGCGGCTCTTGTGAAAGAATATTCTGTGAAGGCGAAAAAATGA
- the rfbB gene encoding dTDP-glucose 4,6-dehydratase yields MELKKILVTGGCGFIGGNFLHFVLEKYPDLSVVNLDKLTYCGRKESLSDVENNGRYSFVHGDIANEKDVEKAMNGCDGVVNFAAESHVDNSIKNPAVFAETNVKGTMVLLNQAGKQGIERFVQIGTDEVYGSVEKGSSSESDALKPRNPYSATKAASDLLALSYHNTFGLNVSVTRSSNNYGPYQFPEKVIPLFITNILRGKKVPLYGPGKNVRDWLFVKDNCEAVDLVLRKGKAGEIYNIGADNKTTNIELTRKILSLLGRGEEMIERVQDRPGHDLRYSVGFSKIKNELGWKPKKPFEEGLKETVEWYKANEKWWKPLIK; encoded by the coding sequence ATGGAATTGAAAAAAATCCTTGTCACGGGCGGCTGCGGCTTCATCGGCGGCAATTTCTTGCATTTCGTCCTGGAAAAATACCCGGATTTGTCGGTCGTCAATCTTGACAAGCTGACATACTGCGGAAGGAAAGAAAGCCTTTCCGACGTGGAAAACAACGGGCGCTATTCTTTTGTGCACGGAGACATCGCAAACGAGAAAGACGTTGAAAAAGCGATGAACGGCTGCGATGGTGTCGTCAACTTTGCCGCGGAATCGCACGTCGACAACTCAATCAAAAATCCGGCAGTGTTCGCGGAAACGAACGTTAAGGGAACAATGGTTTTGCTGAACCAAGCGGGAAAGCAGGGCATTGAAAGGTTTGTGCAGATCGGCACTGACGAGGTTTACGGCAGCGTGGAAAAGGGCTCGTCAAGCGAAAGCGACGCGCTCAAGCCGAGAAACCCGTATTCTGCAACGAAAGCCGCATCGGATTTGCTGGCGCTATCGTATCACAACACTTTCGGCCTGAATGTTTCGGTTACGCGGAGCAGCAACAATTACGGCCCATACCAGTTTCCGGAAAAAGTCATACCGCTTTTCATAACAAACATTTTGCGCGGGAAAAAGGTTCCGTTGTACGGCCCCGGGAAGAATGTCAGGGACTGGCTTTTCGTGAAAGACAACTGCGAGGCAGTCGACCTGGTCCTTAGGAAAGGAAAAGCGGGTGAAATCTACAACATCGGTGCGGACAACAAGACCACAAACATCGAACTGACGCGCAAAATACTCTCTCTGCTGGGCAGGGGCGAGGAAATGATCGAACGCGTCCAGGACAGGCCCGGCCACGATTTGCGGTACAGCGTCGGATTCTCAAAAATCAAAAACGAGCTTGGATGGAAGCCGAAAAAGCCGTTCGAGGAAGGCCTCAAGGAAACAGTCGAATGGTACAAGGCAAACGAAAAATGGTGGAAGCCGCTGATCAAATGA
- a CDS encoding SDR family NAD(P)-dependent oxidoreductase, which produces MKSVITGGAGFIGANLAKRLAEKGESVVVLDNLSRKGSGENAKWIKQEKNVRIQKCDVSKDQKILDMEIAKADRIFHLAGQVAVTTSVQDPRQDFNDNALGTFNVLEAMRTAKSTAPLIFSSTNKVYGGMETIRVVEGKTRYSYADLPNGIPESALLDFHSPYGCSKGSADQYVRDYARIYGLNTVVLRQSCIYGERQFGVEDQGWVAWFAIAAELGKKITVYGNGKQVRDVLYVQDLLDAFEAAAAKTDKTRGKIFNVGGGPKNTLSLLELLDYLEELFGKKIDYSFSGWRPGDQPCYVSDIRRAEQEFGWKPKTSAKEGVARLVEWVKANKGLFA; this is translated from the coding sequence ATGAAATCTGTCATCACGGGCGGCGCAGGCTTCATAGGCGCAAACCTCGCGAAAAGGCTGGCTGAAAAAGGCGAAAGCGTTGTTGTCTTGGACAACCTTTCAAGGAAAGGCTCAGGCGAAAACGCCAAATGGATTAAACAGGAAAAAAACGTGCGCATCCAAAAATGCGACGTTTCAAAGGACCAGAAGATTTTGGACATGGAAATCGCAAAAGCCGACAGGATATTCCATTTGGCTGGCCAGGTTGCGGTCACCACATCAGTGCAGGACCCGCGACAGGACTTCAACGACAACGCTTTGGGGACGTTCAACGTGCTTGAGGCAATGCGCACTGCAAAATCCACTGCCCCGCTGATTTTTTCTTCGACAAACAAGGTTTACGGCGGAATGGAAACTATAAGGGTTGTTGAAGGCAAAACCAGGTATTCGTATGCGGATCTGCCCAACGGCATACCTGAAAGCGCCCTGCTTGACTTCCACTCGCCTTACGGCTGCAGCAAAGGCTCGGCTGACCAGTATGTGAGGGATTACGCGCGCATTTACGGTTTGAACACTGTCGTGCTGAGGCAGAGCTGCATTTACGGCGAAAGGCAGTTCGGAGTGGAGGACCAGGGCTGGGTCGCATGGTTTGCGATTGCCGCGGAACTCGGAAAAAAAATAACGGTTTACGGCAACGGAAAGCAGGTGCGCGACGTATTGTACGTGCAGGATCTGCTGGACGCATTCGAGGCCGCGGCAGCAAAAACCGACAAGACCAGGGGAAAAATTTTCAATGTCGGCGGCGGGCCGAAAAACACGCTGTCATTGCTTGAACTCTTGGATTATCTCGAAGAACTGTTTGGCAAAAAAATCGATTACTCTTTTTCCGGCTGGCGCCCGGGCGACCAGCCATGCTACGTTTCGGACATTCGCAGGGCCGAGCAGGAATTCGGCTGGAAACCGAAAACAAGCGCGAAAGAAGGCGTGGCAAGGCTTGTTGAATGGGTGAAAGCCAACAAAGGGCTTTTTGCATAG
- a CDS encoding sugar nucleotidyltransferase: protein MKGVILAGGTGSRLRPLTLVTNKHLLPIYDKPMIYYPIEALKSAGIKDIMVVTGTNHAGDIFGLLGSGKDFGVKFTYRVQDEAGGIPSAISLAEDFVGKDRFISINGDNIIFEPLKQFAGEFEKGREEARIMLFEGTVEEARKSGVAVLDGDKVVKLVEKPKEPPSRLISIGIYMFSPSVFDVIRKLRPSARGETEITEVNNEFLKKGTLKASRLKGKWLDAGDFEDLLNANLETKRLAGKGQ from the coding sequence TTGAAAGGCGTGATTCTGGCGGGAGGAACGGGCAGCAGGCTGCGGCCCCTGACGCTTGTAACCAACAAGCACTTGCTGCCAATTTACGACAAGCCCATGATTTATTATCCGATTGAAGCGCTGAAGAGCGCGGGCATAAAAGACATAATGGTCGTAACCGGGACGAACCACGCCGGCGACATTTTCGGTTTGCTTGGAAGCGGAAAGGATTTCGGCGTCAAGTTCACTTACAGGGTGCAGGATGAAGCGGGGGGCATTCCAAGCGCAATATCATTGGCGGAAGATTTCGTCGGAAAGGACAGGTTCATTTCCATCAACGGCGACAACATCATTTTCGAGCCGCTGAAGCAGTTTGCCGGGGAATTCGAGAAAGGCAGGGAAGAGGCGCGCATAATGCTGTTCGAGGGAACGGTTGAGGAAGCGCGCAAGTCCGGCGTCGCGGTTCTGGACGGTGACAAGGTTGTGAAGCTCGTGGAAAAGCCGAAAGAGCCGCCAAGCAGGCTCATATCAATCGGCATTTACATGTTCTCGCCCAGCGTGTTTGACGTGATAAGAAAACTCAGGCCCTCGGCGCGCGGCGAAACCGAAATAACCGAGGTAAACAACGAGTTCCTGAAAAAGGGAACCCTGAAGGCGAGCAGGCTTAAAGGCAAGTGGCTTGACGCCGGCGACTTCGAGGACTTATTGAACGCGAACCTTGAAACAAAAAGGCTTGCCGGAAAAGGCCAATAA
- a CDS encoding SDR family NAD(P)-dependent oxidoreductase, which yields METKKVLVTGGAGFIGSHIVDALVEKGHDVRILDNLDRQVHPNGEKPAWLNPQAEFLFGDVTKKEDVQKALQDVQVVFHEAAAVGVGQSMYEINYYVRTNNLGTSNLLEAVVNGHYPIEKMVVAASMSSYGEGLYKCGLCGKLFEPTLRSEKQMAEGRWEFKCSACNGKLIAMPTPETKRQNCESVYALTKKDQEEMLLMVGKAYGIPAVALRYFNVFGPRQSLSNPYTGVCAIFMSRVKNGKAPVIYEDGLQTRDFVSVHDVAKANLLAMESSAANYETFNVGGGSALSIRKVAETIISLYGSDLKPEITKKFRKGDIRHCFADISKIRSKLGFRPGVSFEKGMKEIIEWSASVQAEDRFDEAAEELKRKGLA from the coding sequence ATGGAAACCAAAAAGGTTCTTGTCACGGGCGGCGCTGGCTTCATCGGCTCGCACATAGTCGACGCGCTTGTCGAAAAAGGGCATGATGTCAGAATTCTCGACAATCTCGACAGGCAGGTGCACCCGAATGGCGAAAAGCCGGCCTGGCTGAACCCGCAGGCGGAATTCCTGTTCGGCGACGTGACAAAAAAAGAGGACGTGCAAAAGGCATTGCAGGACGTGCAGGTCGTTTTCCACGAGGCCGCGGCAGTCGGCGTCGGGCAGAGCATGTACGAAATCAACTATTACGTCAGGACAAACAACCTCGGCACCTCAAACCTGCTGGAAGCGGTTGTGAACGGCCATTATCCAATCGAAAAAATGGTTGTAGCGGCAAGCATGAGCTCGTACGGCGAAGGCCTGTACAAGTGCGGGTTATGCGGAAAGCTTTTCGAGCCGACGCTGAGAAGCGAAAAGCAGATGGCGGAAGGCAGATGGGAGTTCAAGTGCAGTGCGTGCAACGGCAAGCTTATTGCGATGCCGACGCCGGAAACCAAAAGGCAGAACTGCGAAAGCGTTTACGCCCTCACCAAAAAGGACCAGGAGGAAATGCTCTTGATGGTCGGAAAGGCTTATGGCATTCCGGCTGTCGCGCTGCGCTATTTCAATGTTTTCGGGCCGCGCCAATCGTTAAGCAACCCTTACACCGGCGTGTGCGCGATTTTCATGTCACGCGTGAAAAACGGCAAGGCGCCGGTCATCTACGAGGACGGCCTGCAGACGCGCGATTTTGTAAGCGTGCACGACGTTGCAAAGGCGAACCTGCTTGCAATGGAATCCAGTGCAGCAAACTATGAAACCTTCAATGTCGGCGGCGGCAGCGCATTGAGCATAAGAAAAGTCGCTGAAACCATAATCTCGCTTTACGGCTCGGACCTGAAACCTGAAATAACGAAAAAATTCAGGAAAGGCGACATCCGCCACTGCTTTGCCGACATTTCAAAAATACGCTCAAAGCTGGGCTTCAGGCCGGGCGTTTCATTCGAGAAAGGCATGAAAGAAATCATTGAATGGAGCGCTTCGGTGCAGGCCGAAGACAGGTTCGACGAGGCGGCGGAAGAACTCAAACGCAAGGGCCTCGCCTGA
- a CDS encoding NAD-dependent epimerase/dehydratase family protein: protein MAGNLSGKKILVTGGTGFLGGWLCRALVEEKAKVVVLARDGKKTGSLALHGIEKKVRLAEGSITGFEGMQKIFGAEKPDYCIHLAAQSSVGKGEKAFLETFRANVQGTWNVLESARQSNVKGVVVASSGKVYGEKSAGTVDEGAPLNAATVYGESKAYADRLALAFGKSSGLDVCVTRAGNIYGPKDPNANRLVPNTVMRVLGGKPPVLRGHGKAKRDFVFVKDTAGFYILALSDFGAVKGKAFNVASGRQKTILEAVEAILKETGSKLKPEFVEPAFREEDESVFSVAAAEKIGWRAETAFGDGIRQTVEWYKSVFADKNH, encoded by the coding sequence ATGGCCGGAAATCTTTCTGGAAAAAAAATCCTTGTCACGGGCGGCACGGGCTTTCTGGGCGGGTGGCTGTGCAGGGCGCTGGTTGAAGAAAAGGCGAAAGTCGTTGTGCTGGCACGCGACGGGAAAAAAACCGGTTCGCTTGCATTGCACGGAATTGAAAAAAAAGTCAGGCTTGCTGAAGGCAGCATAACCGGCTTTGAAGGCATGCAAAAAATTTTCGGCGCGGAAAAGCCTGATTACTGCATTCACCTGGCTGCGCAGTCAAGCGTCGGAAAAGGCGAGAAGGCATTCCTTGAAACTTTCCGAGCCAACGTTCAGGGCACGTGGAATGTTTTGGAATCGGCAAGGCAAAGCAACGTGAAAGGCGTGGTTGTAGCCTCGAGCGGAAAGGTTTACGGCGAAAAAAGCGCTGGAACAGTTGATGAGGGCGCCCCGCTAAACGCTGCAACGGTTTACGGCGAAAGCAAGGCTTATGCCGACAGGCTCGCGCTCGCATTCGGAAAAAGCTCTGGTTTGGATGTCTGCGTGACGCGCGCCGGAAACATCTACGGGCCGAAAGACCCGAATGCAAACAGGCTTGTGCCGAACACAGTAATGCGCGTGCTCGGCGGAAAGCCGCCCGTCCTGCGCGGCCACGGAAAGGCGAAAAGGGATTTCGTTTTCGTGAAAGACACCGCCGGATTTTACATTCTGGCGTTGTCGGATTTTGGCGCAGTGAAAGGCAAAGCGTTCAATGTCGCGAGCGGCAGGCAGAAAACCATTCTTGAAGCTGTCGAGGCAATCCTGAAGGAAACCGGCTCCAAACTGAAGCCGGAATTCGTCGAGCCGGCATTCAGGGAAGAGGATGAAAGCGTTTTTTCGGTTGCGGCCGCGGAAAAAATCGGCTGGCGCGCCGAAACTGCATTCGGGGACGGCATAAGGCAGACCGTTGAATGGTATAAAAGCGTTTTCGCCGACAAAAATCATTGA
- a CDS encoding winged helix-turn-helix transcriptional regulator, whose amino-acid sequence MSQVLVTAFGEDMETVFPIIKSFQLEKIILLATKDSLENANAFLKEFDKFGISGKTYGLKDCSIEEVFRAIKWVVGSEKGNEVIISVASGNKIVACLMVSAAFVNGLKAVGVQDGKVVLLPIMKFSYYKLLSGQKLKIMEFLVSMPQCCSSIEELSKQIGLSLPLLSYHLNGTPKAEGLKQMGLILTEEKGRKTRVELTPLGRMLVAGHL is encoded by the coding sequence ATGTCACAGGTTCTTGTCACGGCTTTCGGCGAGGACATGGAAACAGTGTTCCCGATAATAAAGTCGTTCCAGCTTGAAAAAATCATTCTCCTGGCGACAAAGGATTCGCTTGAAAATGCGAACGCGTTTCTCAAGGAATTCGACAAGTTCGGCATCTCAGGCAAAACTTACGGGCTGAAGGACTGCTCGATTGAGGAAGTTTTCAGGGCAATCAAGTGGGTTGTGGGTTCCGAAAAGGGAAATGAAGTGATAATCAGCGTCGCCTCCGGCAACAAGATTGTCGCCTGCCTCATGGTTTCCGCCGCCTTTGTGAACGGCCTCAAAGCGGTCGGGGTGCAGGACGGAAAAGTGGTTTTGCTGCCGATAATGAAATTCTCCTATTACAAGCTGCTTTCAGGGCAGAAACTGAAAATAATGGAATTCCTTGTCAGCATGCCGCAGTGCTGTTCCTCGATTGAAGAGCTTTCAAAGCAGATCGGCTTGAGCCTGCCATTGCTTTCATACCATTTGAACGGCACCCCCAAAGCGGAGGGCCTGAAACAGATGGGGCTTATTTTGACAGAAGAGAAGGGCAGGAAAACAAGGGTCGAACTGACGCCGTTGGGAAGAATGCTTGTCGCGGGCCATTTGTGA
- a CDS encoding glycosyltransferase family 2 protein: MSLHEKNLPRVSVVIATYNNAKVLRRVLKAMLSLDYSAPYEIIVVSDGSTDGTREMMAEEFSRNKKISFVNFEKNQGVCKARNAGIAKASGKIVVNMDHDCVPDRDWLAELVKPFENRKVGVVSGYGGFGGTSTAFRKDLLDRVGGYDEDYFYYREDTDLAFKTMELGYEFVSVKARYFHDHVETKPKGFLNLVRYVLKRLAYHQNDVLLYKKHLKLAGKFLDVKFGFLVNPAKDFGIATGGWHPKANFSLSSPRGITFIQNRSPLHTALIVFLGIGFVIALKLSRLIGSVRHGKLLL, encoded by the coding sequence ATGAGTTTGCATGAAAAAAATCTTCCGCGCGTTTCAGTCGTCATTGCGACGTACAACAACGCCAAGGTCCTGCGCAGGGTCTTGAAGGCGATGCTTTCGCTCGATTACAGTGCGCCTTACGAAATCATTGTCGTCAGCGACGGGAGCACTGACGGCACAAGGGAAATGATGGCGGAGGAATTCAGCCGGAACAAAAAAATTTCCTTTGTCAATTTCGAAAAAAACCAGGGCGTTTGCAAAGCGAGAAATGCGGGCATTGCAAAGGCTTCAGGGAAAATTGTCGTGAACATGGACCACGACTGCGTTCCGGACAGGGACTGGCTCGCCGAATTGGTGAAGCCGTTTGAAAACCGGAAAGTTGGAGTGGTTTCCGGTTATGGCGGGTTTGGCGGAACGAGCACTGCATTCAGGAAGGATTTGCTTGACAGGGTTGGCGGGTATGACGAGGACTATTTTTATTACCGCGAGGACACGGATTTGGCTTTCAAAACAATGGAACTTGGATACGAATTCGTTTCCGTCAAGGCGCGTTATTTCCACGACCACGTGGAAACCAAGCCGAAGGGATTCCTGAACCTTGTGCGGTATGTTCTGAAAAGGCTTGCCTACCACCAGAACGACGTTTTGCTTTACAAAAAGCATCTGAAGCTTGCGGGAAAGTTTTTGGACGTGAAATTCGGTTTCCTCGTGAATCCGGCGAAGGATTTCGGGATTGCGACCGGAGGCTGGCATCCGAAAGCGAATTTTTCATTGTCGAGCCCGCGCGGCATAACATTCATCCAGAACAGGTCGCCGTTGCATACCGCTTTAATTGTGTTTTTGGGAATAGGTTTTGTTATTGCATTGAAGCTTTCGCGCCTTATTGGCAGCGTCAGGCACGGAAAGCTATTGCTATAA
- a CDS encoding radical SAM protein → MKTRVLLLNPPFFPKFSKDSRSPAVSKGGCVYYPIWLGYTACVLEKAGTDYLLIDAPAKPTSPEEVLTAAKEFRPNMIVIETVTASFFNDAKVAEKMREEFPDSFILMVGTHTSAMPKESLMACKAIDAVSTNEFDIITREIAGALENGGKESGEWKTVKGIGFMEKGEFRLNAPMPEMTPEELDGLPFVSEIYKRFLKIEDYFYPSVLFPEVTIVSGRGCKYRCTFCKWPQTLTGHNYRARSPKNFVDELEWITKNLPQVKDVMIEDDTLTQDTQRTKEVCMEIVNRGLKVTWTCNSRADVDFETLDWMKKAGCRLMCVGFESAEQQILNNIKKGTVVPKIRQFVKDSKKAGILVHGCFMMGNHGETKETIKKTVQFAKELDPDTAQFFPLMVYPGTEAYEWAKNNGYLTTTNWNEWLLPDGSHNTIVSTPALSAKELVKACDEARREFYLRPTYIARKIIQGITHPKEFPRLFKSGQTFFKYLLNRDTTLPEGMFEKAHNI, encoded by the coding sequence ATGAAAACCAGAGTGCTTTTGCTGAACCCGCCGTTCTTTCCGAAATTTTCCAAGGACAGCCGCAGCCCCGCGGTCTCAAAGGGCGGCTGCGTCTATTATCCCATCTGGCTCGGTTACACTGCCTGCGTTCTGGAAAAAGCCGGCACAGACTATCTGCTGATTGACGCGCCCGCAAAGCCGACATCGCCGGAAGAGGTGCTCACGGCCGCAAAGGAATTCAGGCCGAACATGATTGTCATTGAAACGGTCACTGCCTCGTTCTTCAACGACGCGAAAGTGGCGGAAAAAATGCGCGAAGAATTCCCGGACTCGTTCATCCTCATGGTGGGAACGCACACTTCAGCCATGCCGAAAGAATCGCTGATGGCGTGCAAGGCAATCGACGCGGTTTCAACCAACGAATTCGACATCATCACGCGCGAAATCGCGGGGGCGCTTGAAAACGGCGGAAAGGAATCCGGGGAATGGAAAACAGTGAAGGGCATAGGATTCATGGAGAAAGGCGAATTCCGGCTCAACGCGCCGATGCCGGAAATGACGCCGGAAGAATTGGACGGACTGCCGTTCGTCAGCGAAATTTACAAACGCTTTTTGAAAATCGAGGATTATTTTTACCCTTCAGTGCTCTTCCCTGAAGTGACGATTGTCAGCGGCAGGGGCTGCAAGTACAGGTGCACTTTCTGCAAGTGGCCGCAAACACTCACAGGCCACAATTACAGGGCAAGGAGCCCGAAAAACTTTGTCGACGAGCTCGAATGGATAACAAAGAATCTGCCCCAGGTAAAGGACGTAATGATCGAGGACGACACCCTGACGCAGGACACGCAGAGGACAAAGGAAGTGTGCATGGAAATCGTAAACAGGGGCCTGAAAGTGACGTGGACCTGCAATTCGAGGGCGGATGTCGATTTCGAAACCCTTGACTGGATGAAGAAAGCCGGATGCAGGCTCATGTGCGTGGGCTTTGAAAGCGCGGAACAGCAGATACTCAACAACATCAAGAAGGGCACCGTCGTGCCGAAGATCAGGCAGTTCGTCAAGGACTCGAAAAAGGCTGGCATCCTGGTTCACGGCTGCTTCATGATGGGCAACCACGGCGAGACAAAGGAGACAATCAAAAAGACCGTGCAGTTCGCAAAAGAACTGGACCCCGATACTGCGCAGTTTTTCCCGCTCATGGTTTATCCCGGAACTGAAGCATACGAGTGGGCCAAGAACAACGGCTACCTGACCACGACAAACTGGAACGAATGGCTTTTGCCTGACGGCTCGCACAATACGATCGTTTCGACGCCCGCATTGAGCGCGAAAGAGCTTGTCAAGGCGTGCGACGAGGCGAGAAGGGAATTTTATTTGAGGCCAACTTACATTGCGCGAAAAATAATCCAGGGCATCACGCACCCGAAGGAATTCCCCAGGCTATTCAAGTCCGGGCAGACGTTCTTCAAGTATCTGTTGAACAGGGATACGACCCTGCCGGAAGGCATGTTCGAAAAGGCGCACAACATCTGA
- a CDS encoding glycosyltransferase: MDASVIVPACNEEKSIAECLQSLLGQETGKSFEVILADDGSTDRTIEIAKSLGKNVRILEQRHRGPAAARNMGARNAKGEVLVFVDADCVAEKNWLDEMLKPFSNPGVAGVQGRYRTRQKSLMARFTQLEIEDRYDLMAKKESIDFIGSYSAAYRKKIFLEFGGFNEEFRTSSGEDTDLSYGLASFGKRLVFAPKAVVYHKHPETLKDYLKTKFFRAYWRILLYKKHRIKMVKDSYTRQSLKAQIIIAYAAFPALALLFLAMAFGFRAEAKLLVQFSIVLALAFLLACVKLTGKVMAKDPMLGVLTPFLLALRSIVFSLGLLYGFYGLVLKRPT; encoded by the coding sequence ATGGACGCAAGCGTCATAGTGCCGGCATGCAACGAGGAAAAAAGCATTGCGGAATGCCTTCAATCATTGCTTGGCCAGGAAACCGGCAAAAGCTTTGAAGTCATCCTCGCCGACGACGGGAGCACGGACAGGACAATCGAAATTGCCAAATCGTTGGGAAAAAATGTCCGCATCCTGGAGCAAAGGCACCGCGGCCCGGCTGCTGCCAGAAACATGGGCGCAAGGAACGCGAAAGGGGAAGTGCTGGTTTTTGTCGATGCTGACTGCGTTGCCGAAAAAAACTGGCTCGATGAAATGCTGAAGCCCTTTTCCAACCCGGGCGTGGCGGGAGTGCAGGGCAGGTACAGGACAAGGCAGAAAAGCCTGATGGCGAGGTTCACGCAACTTGAAATAGAGGACCGCTACGACCTCATGGCTAAAAAGGAAAGCATTGACTTCATTGGCAGCTATTCCGCGGCGTACAGGAAAAAAATCTTTTTGGAATTCGGCGGCTTCAACGAGGAGTTCAGGACATCCTCCGGCGAGGACACCGACCTTTCATACGGCCTCGCCTCTTTCGGCAAAAGGCTTGTGTTCGCGCCAAAGGCAGTTGTCTACCACAAACACCCGGAAACCCTGAAAGATTACCTGAAAACAAAGTTTTTCCGCGCCTACTGGCGGATATTGCTTTACAAGAAGCACAGGATCAAGATGGTGAAAGATTCCTACACGCGGCAGAGCCTGAAAGCGCAGATCATCATAGCATATGCGGCTTTTCCGGCGCTGGCATTGCTCTTTTTAGCGATGGCGTTCGGGTTTCGCGCGGAAGCAAAACTGTTGGTACAATTCTCGATTGTTCTTGCATTGGCGTTCCTGCTGGCGTGCGTCAAGCTCACGGGCAAAGTGATGGCGAAGGATCCAATGCTTGGCGTGCTCACGCCGTTCCTTCTCGCATTGCGCAGCATAGTCTTCTCGCTTGGACTGCTTTACGGATTTTACGGGCTGGTGCTAAAGCGCCCGACATGA